TGCCGAAGTCATGAAATGAGGAATGACAGGTGAAGTATGAAGGTCCTGCAGGTCAGTGCAGGTACTAACCAGCACATGTCTACCAACCACAGTGACTTGGTTGCTAAAATCATTTGCCATATCACTGGCATGTCCAAAGTGCCAAGTAAACATAACAAGACTCATATATTTCTTATCTCAAACAAATCACTAAAGCATTCCTGTTAAAGATTTGGatttgaatttcaaaatgaCTGATTAACTGGTAAAAGGTAATATGGTAGTGCTACAGTGGCAGTTATTATCAATGTCTTCACTTCTGTGTTCAGAACACATCTGGGTTTTTCATGATACCACTGATTAGCAGTGTCTTCAACCCTGTGTTCAGAATGCATCTGGGGTATTCATGATATCACTGATTAGCAGTGTCTTCAACCCTGTGTTCAGAACACATCTGGATTATTCATGACACAAATGATTAGCAGTGTCTTCAACCCTGTGTTCAGAACACATCTGGGTTATTCATGACACAAATGATTAGCAGTCTCTTCACCTTTGTGTTCAGAGCACATCTGGGCTATATGGTGCAACAGACTCACAGTGTCTACAACCCTGTGCTCGAAACACATCTTGGATATATTCAAAGGACATTGATTCCAGCATGTGTCTGagtttgatatttattgatcATTTTGATATAAGAAAAGTTCAGAACAAAAACTCCATTTACTGTATGAATGGGATTTGTCTGTCAACTGTTATCAAGTTTATTTGTACAACATTTCTCTGGTTCGTCTCCTTGACGATACCATAGAATGAGAAGTATGTTCAGTTAGCCTGTTACACCCAGAAAGCACTTCAGGAATTTTGTACCACTAACCACAAAGCATTGTAAACAAACAGAACAGCTTTCCACACAGTCAACAGTCTCAAACAAATACACCATCATAGACAGTCACTTTCTGAACTGCCTTGAAATCATGTCTCTCTTATAATGATCTTCAGACTAAATGCTTTGCCAACCTTCACTTTTCTAGGAAATGAATACACTTAAAACGCTTGATGTTTGACAGCAAGTTGTGACAAATGAAAGTGAGAACAAAGATAAAACGTGTAGAGGAAGCTTTCCATGTGACTGTCCAGCTGTAGTGTGTTACCTGGGACAACTGCTCAGCAGTGTCATCAATCTGGTCAGACTGCTTCTAAAGTCTCTTCACTAGCTAGGACAAGTTGTGAGTTGCCCTGACATCATAGAAATGGAATATCATAAAAGTAAAGTACCATAAAGACAGTGTAATACCACCAGAAAGATTAAAGTACTATGGTTCTGTGGCAGTAGTTATTGTAAGTATGACAGAACCATGTGTAACATGTTGATAGGTAGCATGACAAGATATGACAGAAAGGAGTAACCTCCCTCGGCTTTTGTTAACAACATGACAGACATTACCATTTCAGTTTCCAGGAGACTGCTCAGGGTCCTTTAAAACCTGAGTCTATATTTAGGTCCTTATCTTCTTGTAAAGTACGGATTGGATACCTCAAAGAAGATTGTTGGAAAggcccatcccaacgttttcgagatgataaCATTCTTGTTCTTGAGGCGCAGCAAATTAAGAAACTGAAAATGCTGCAAAATAGTGCCGACCAGAGACTGACTCcaaagaaaaaagaaatatcaagacctccagagagaactgtcCACCCTGGAAGACAGATATGATAATACAACCTATTGGTAGGATAGGGTATCTAACtgaatgaaaaatgtaaaatttgCAGTATGAATTATTACTATAGTGATATTGATAAAGTAAGTACGCAAAAGTCAGAATTGAGTTGTACACATAGTAGAATATACATTTGTGATTGGCAATATTCTGTGCACTAAAAAAACAGAATGGCCTTTATTCAACTAATGGTAATGCACCCCAAGCTCACTCCAGTGTTTCTAGAATTCTACATAGTGGGAAGAAACCCTTCGGCAACTCGTGAAGGGCAACTAACCGGATCagttgacttggctgacacatgtcatcgtatccagttgcgtagattgatgctcatgatgttggtcacttaTTTGCTTGATTGAGACTTGGTTATAAACAGACCGCCAGCATATAGTCGAGGCATTGCTGATTGTTGTGTGtaacttcaaacaaacaaaatacactcagGCACAGCTGGTTGTATAGGGAAGACCCCAGCTTTTCCAGACACAGTTGAACCCATATGTTTTAGTAACACAGACAATGACATCATCAACACACGGTGGATCAAAGAACAAGAACACCCAAGAGTAAAGTACTAACTTTActactgaaactattaaggatgtagtAAACAAGGAGCCACACTATCACTATAACAAGAAACACGTAGGATGGGTCGTCTCAAAAGGTATGTCAGGGCGGGTTCACAGCTGGTGGTTGTAATCTCTTAGGGGAAGCAAACTTGGGGAGCAAACAACATGtgataacaatatacaatcatCCCCACTCTTGGAGTAAAATGTGACCGATTAAATAAATAGCTGGAATCTTTAATGACCCCAGGTGTTCTCAAATAGGATAaaaacattgacacaaacacggCAGTACAACAGATCATCTGTGCTGTTATTTTTTCTTCTTAGCGGGATATTGATAACTTGTTATGAGGAAAACATGTCAAGCCTCAACATCGTTCTTAGCAATATCAGGACGAAACTCGTgatttgtttggggtttttttccgCGTCTGTTGTTGAAAGCCGTTATTTTTCAGCTACATGAAAATGAGGAGCATCTGTTCCCTAAAGATCGATTCTAACCTAGATGTTCATGGGTGTACAAAATGATGGTCATACCAGGAGATCTCACATAtatggtgtgtttgtttgtttctttgtttgtttttgttttgttttgtttttgtttgtttgtgtagtgTGTTGTGAGTGCgtgtttgtttgagtgtgtgtgagtgagtacgtGTGTTGTTTTATGGTCGCGCTCAACAATCTTCCTGCTTCATGACGACAGTCTGCAAACactcgagtctgaaccaggctATCCGGTGAAAAAAATCATGAGCACCTacctacacaactggaatacgatgactaGCTctaaccaagtcatcgagtctgacctccCGCTCCAGTTgatcgcttcttacgacaacgACTTTACAGTGATTTGGaaggattataatgaaacatatgttttgttttagaatAGCTATATTTCATTCCTGTTTCATTGTTCAAATGCAGTTTCATTTCTCAGCAAATATAGCTGATCTCACCATATTATATTCCGTCACTTGGTTTTATATCCATTCTCTAACAGTCGATTATGCATGCTCTCTCggcaacacacacaaaattgACATCTGTTGTCGAGAAAGATTTCGgtcgaagggaggtaactctgtgaGGGTTATCGCGACATTTGCAATTCTCTCAGTCTGTGATAAAAATATGCAGACAGTGTCTCGGACAAAAATGCACTCCTTGTTAATACATAACACAATCAATTCACGTAATTGTTCCAGTGTTATTTACAGTTCATACGCGAATAGAAGCGTTATATTTACCTGGTGAGATACTGAATGAGTTTGAGAAACATGTTTCCTAACCTGACCACGGCGAGGTAGAGAGGCAATGTACTGCTTATGTTGTatcatttttaaagaaatcaatGTACGGTCGTATTCGCGAGGAGCTGAAAGCCAGAGTTTAAAAATAGGAGAAAGTGCGTGTAGTAAATAGACTTATATGCACATATGGTATTCATATACAGATCCTATTCACTGTCAAACAAGAAGAATGTTAACTTCAAAAGGATAAAATGTGAAAGGTTATGTGAAGGATATAAAGTGAAAGGTTATCTAATTAATGCGGCATTGTGTGCAAATATTCAATCGCAGTAAAAACATTATGCTTACAGGTTTCAATTTATTAAAAATCAAATTAATGCATTGTATTAATATATATAGTTATTGAATGCATACCTCGGTGGAGAGTTTTGGATCGAATATATATTATGCGTACAGGACTCTCTTACCACATCACATGGTCCCGCCGCGAGACTGTAGTAAAACTAGCAGACATTTATATTAACATAGCATGCAATGTCATAAAAGATCCAGTTTGTACGGCCATTGTCAGCACACTAGGTAACATACAACAATTCAATTGCGATAACGTGCGCATTAAGATGTGACCCGGAAGTGACATACATATTCAACAAGGAAGTCGAACCTCCAGGTGGGTGCGTCGTCATGTCTCAAAACATCCCGGTTAAACCTCTCGTGATGTAGTTCCAGTCAAAACAAGAGAAATACGTAGATTGTAGATGATAAGTGATCTACTTAGGTCACAATTAAAGCTTATATAGCCGAGCGTCAATCAAACAGGTAATCCTATCATTGTCTATCCTACATGAGACGCCATTCCTCGTAGTACATGTTGCAAAATCTGTGTAATTTAACTTTTAAAACGCCAGATGAGATCTATTTGACTTAGACAGTTAGACATAGAGTAGAGATTGGAGCGTAATTTAAAAGGAATAATCTAAGGGGGCTTTTAGGGGGCGTAAACGAAGCCACGCGACAAGTAGGACAGGGTATTTTTAGATCAAGGTTGCATGTCACGATCACCTAAACACCCTGTGATTGTGCAGTGGAGTACGCAGGTCGGAGTTGTGACTAGGAAGACAGCACACTGTGTGTGGGGTATACGGGTGGAGTACTAGTGTGTGCTGGAAGATTCGTTTGATGCGATGTATTAAGTGATATTGGTGAATTTGATTATCATAAATGATTGATAGCAGAAGGTTCATGAGAAACAGTTAGGATTAATAAAATAGGTATACGGGTGTAGTACATTGGGGATAGTATATGCTAATAGATATTCTGTTATCAATCATTTATAATAATTAAATCCACCCATATCACCCACACGTACCATCTGTCACTAAACACTTATCGTATCAAACGAATCTTCCAGTAAACACTAGTACTCTACCTGTATACCCCCCACACATTGTGCTGTCCACATACTAGGGTGGTAAATGATAGTGTATGCCAGTGGACATCAAAAAGTGGAGATTGGCGGTAAGAAGTGTACATACTGGGGCTGGGGGATACGGGTGGGGATGGATAGTATAGGCTAGCAGATATCCGTTGTGTGTATTAAATGGCGTACATACATAGATGAGTGGGGTGGATAGTGTAAGCTAGTGGATATCACACAGGGTGGGGTGCCATTCTTGTGAAGTGTAATCGATGGACTAcagacaaatattttatgtgtttcAGAATGGACGCCTTCCCAAAGTGCTCTGTCTGTCAGCAGCAGTTTACCTTGAAAGGTTCCGCCCCCTACCTACTGCCCTGTCTTCACACTGTGTGTGAGACATGTGTGACATCTGTAGCTGGTGGTGTCATATCATGCTCTACATGTCAGAGGGAGGTCAACCTCACAGACACAACGCTCCACAAGGATGGAGTGAGACAGAAGGAAATATTATATCTGACAGCCAAATATCGACCCACAGAGCTTCTCTGTACACATGGAGATGACGGCAACcaggctgtgtgttggtgtcaggagtGTGAAGAGCTGCTCTGCGAATACTGCCAGAACTGGCACGACAGTTTTAAAGCTACTAGACGACATGTTGTGGTAACCTTGACGGATACAATACCGAAATGTATGTATCTAAACTACACAATCGTTATCCTCTTGAGTATTTTGACAAAAACTGCAACAGTTTACTCTGTGCTGAATGCAAGCTTGGAGAGCATGCTGATCACGACGTTGCAGATTTAAATGTGGCTGCTGATGCTGCTAAAGGACGGATAGAAGAACATGAGAAGAACGTGTCTGCATATCGTATTTCCCACCAAGCATACCTGGAGAGTATCAGCAAAGCcataaatgacacaaagaagACAAGCAGTGATCTGAAGCAGGCCATTCGCCACACTTTCCATTCACTGCGGACACAACTCGatcaaagagagagagagagagagctgacCATCGATCTGGAGAATCTGGAGAATCAGAAGCAGCAGGAGCTGTCAAATCTACACAGCGAGCAAGTCACCTCTGACAATGAAAGTGAACGATACAAGTGTACCTCAGACTACATCGAGACAGTACTCAGATATGCTTC
This genomic interval from Haliotis asinina isolate JCU_RB_2024 unplaced genomic scaffold, JCU_Hal_asi_v2 scaffold_17, whole genome shotgun sequence contains the following:
- the LOC137269797 gene encoding protein wech-like, whose translation is MYVSKLHNRYPLEYFDKNCNSLLCAECKLGEHADHDVADLNVAADAAKGRIEEHEKNVSAYRISHQAYLESISKAINDTKKTSSDLKQAIRHTFHSLRTQLDQRERERELTIDLENLENQKQQELSNLHSEQVTSDNESERYKCTSDYIETVLRYASNWDFLTLEISVQDATEKYLTSLPTDSYGAPATTFNTIGLDKLKSDISEFGSISANGSDQDNATQTDGSHLINDEGK